The proteins below are encoded in one region of Ostrea edulis chromosome 3, xbOstEdul1.1, whole genome shotgun sequence:
- the LOC125674565 gene encoding uncharacterized protein LOC125674565: protein MYRCVFYLDLNEEIQSMWITNDVANIFWGKPGFFVNNTDDVDGIFCNWTRVEGNIWVKQHSEQKQLTAFSDIHTMLTSGEDIRWVVNLGSCKCSPDSGKCREGSFGNTVRDFKIHQNGSISFSSSMTAIIPLSWRYVRFIAFGHIYQNNTASFMVSELDPTTWDNGGNFMVSCPIASAYTTTGAKFYINNE from the exons ATGTATAGGTGTGTCTTTTATTTAGATTTAAACGAAGAAATACAGTCGATGTGGATTACCAATGACGTGGCCAATATATTCTGGGGGAAACCTGGCTTCTTTGTAAACAATACTGATGACGTAGACGGGATATTTTGTAACTGGACAAGAGTAGAGGGGAA TATATGGGTAAAACAACATTCGGAACAAAAGCAGCTGACGGCATTCAGTGATATTCATACCATGCTGACTTCCGGTGAAGACATTCGGTGGGTGGTGAATTTAGGAAGCTGTAAATGTTCGCCAGATTCCGGTAAATGTCGGGAAGGGTCGTTTGGAAACACTGTAAGAG ATTTCAAAATTCATCAGAACGGTTCTATAAGTTTCTCTTCCTCCATGACGGCGATTATTCCTCTTTCCTGGCGGTATGTCCGGTTTATCGCTTTCGGACACATTTACCAAAACAACACGGCCAGTTTCATGGTGTCCGAGTTAGACCCCACAACATGGGATAATGGCGGCAATTTCATGGTATCCTGTCCAATAGCCTCAGCCTACACGACAACAGGAGCTAAATTTTACATCAACAATGAATAA